A single Lolium perenne isolate Kyuss_39 chromosome 6, Kyuss_2.0, whole genome shotgun sequence DNA region contains:
- the LOC127306670 gene encoding CAAX prenyl protease 1 homolog, which produces MALPYLEAVLCFMILNYIFETYLNIRQHRALKLPTLPKSLAGVISDEKFEKARAYSLDKSNFNFVREAITIVFDITILYYKVLPWVWQKSGELATNVGLNAENEIIHTLAFLAVVMVWSQITDLPFSLYSTFVIEARHGFNKQTIWLFIRDMIKGIFLSIVLAPPIVAAIIIIVQNGGPYLAIYLWGFMFALALLMMTIYPIMIAPLFNKFTPLPEGSLREKIEKLADSLKFPLKKLFVVDGSTRSSHSNAYMYGFFKNKRIVLYDTLIQQCTNDNEVVSVLAHELGHWKLNHTTYSFVAVQLLTFMQFGGYTLVRNSKDLFESFGFDDQPVIIGLIIFMHTIIPVQHVLSFCLNLVSRAFEFQADAFAKNLGYAPELRGALVKLQEENLSAMNTDPWYSAYHYSHPPLVERLSALEDLDSKKEN; this is translated from the exons ATGGCGCTGCCCTACCTGGAGGCCGTCCTCT GCTTTATGATTCTCAATTACATATTTGAGACATACCTCAACATCCGTCAGCATAGGGCCCTCAAGTTGCCAACGTTGCCGAAATCCCTGGCAGGAGTAATTAGCGATGAGAAGTTTGAGAAGGCGAGGGCTTATAGCCTCGACAAAAG TAATTTCAATTTTGTACGTGAGGCTATCACTATAGTGTTCGACATCACGATACTGTACTATAAAGTTCTTCCTTGGGTTTGGCAG AAATCTGGAGAGCTAGCAACCAATGTTGGCCTCAATGCAGAAAATGAGATAATACACACCCTCGCATTCTTAGCAGTTGTCATGGTGTGGTCTCAG ATCACAGATTTGCCATTCTCTCTGTATTCAACATTTGTTATCGAAGCTCGACATGGTTTTAACAAG CAAACAATATGGCTCTTCATAAGGGACATGATCAAGGGAATTTTTCTATCCATCGTACTCGCACCACCAATTGTGGCTGCTATCATCATTATAGTACAG AATGGAGGTCCTTACCTAGCAATATATCTCTGGGGTTTTATGTTTGCGCTAGCTCTCCTGATGATGACAATTTACCCCATCATGATCGCACCTCTGTTCAACAAATTCACTCCT CTTCCCGAAGGTTCACTCAGGGAGAAAATAGAGAAGTTAGCAGATTCTCTCAAATTTCCTTTGAAAAAGCTTTTTGTGGTTGATGGGTCTACCAGATCAAGTCACAGTAAT GCTTACATGTATGGATTCTTCAAGAACAAGCGCATTGTTCTCTATGACACATTGATTCAGCAG tgTACTAATGATAATGAAGTAGTTTCTGTTCTTGCACATGAGCTTGGGCACTGGAAACTCAATCACACTACATATTCCTTTGTAGCTGTCCAG CTGCTTACATTTATGCAATTTGGAGGATACACTCTAGTAAGGAATTCCAAAGATCTCTTTGAAAGTTTTGGTTTTGATGATCAGCCTGTGATAATTGGTCTGATCATTTTTATG CACACCATTATACCTGTCCAGCATGTTCTGAGTTTTTGCCTCAACCTTGTCAGCAGAGCATTTGAATTTCAG GCTGATGCTTTCGCCAAGAACCTTGGGTATGCTCCAGAGCTCAGAGGAGCCCTTGTTAAACTACAG GAAGAGAACTTGTCTGCAATGAACACAGATCCATGGTATTCAGCATATCACTACTCCCATCCACCCCTTGTTGAACGACTCTCTGCTCTTGAAGATCTGGATAGCAAGAAAGAGAACTAA
- the LOC127310159 gene encoding pentatricopeptide repeat-containing protein At1g11290, chloroplastic: MLSLSTPSSPPSPTRPGAVGLLRGAAGRRDAPLTAALHAALLKSGALHSSQPLTASNSLLHAYAQCGLHSHALHLLDETPRRDAATYSTLISLHCRLGVPLDAFRAFVDMLAQDDGAVRANEFTVAALLQACGLAKVERLGRMVHGYLVTNGFCADPFVVGSLINMYAKAGDVASARRLLLRLACRDVVSWTAVISGCVLNGMLADALNVFVMMLEDGVLPNNVTMLSVIQACSLMGPSGLFSPVHALVVRLGLEDDVSVGNSLIMMYAKNGLVEEAALLFEDLYLRRGNVCSKADVLGALIYGCTVSGSLLHGREIHAHLIKLSALPSISIENCLMGMYARFEQVDAAYFVFKGMKVKDIVSWNTMISCLARSDYVNEALELFSALHSGGGGGGGLVPDFVTVLSVVQACSSAGSLLQGQMLHGYIVKFGFVHDVSICNALIIMYAKLGIIDSAEQIFRKMDVKDLVSWNSMIHAYGIHGDGHSALKYFRQLTDVGVHAPNAITYLHVISACSHSGLISEGYKCFESMRKDHDIEPAMDHYACVVDLFGRSGRFTEAEEFIRDMPVPPNSSIWGALLAACQLHGNVDLAEKAAKELLVLEPDSDIWRVSLSNIYASAGRFKDSTKIRAEMKRVGLKKEIGWSFVDVGGVEGYKFVSGDTRHHDAEKIYAVWHSMKKHMSDVAGDVHQLSLVSVN; this comes from the coding sequence ATGCTCTCGCTCTCCACTCCTTCCTCGCCCCCGTCACCAACTCGTCCCGGCGCCGTCGGCCTCCTTCGTGGAGCCGCAGGGCGGCGCGACGCGCCGCTCACCGCCGCGCTCCACGCCGCCCTCCTCAAGTCCGGCGCGCTCCACTCATCCCAGCCCCTCACCGCGTCCAACTCCCTCTTGCACGCCTACGCCCAATGCGGCCTCCACTCCCACGCGCTCCACCTGCTCGACGAAACGCCGCGCCGTGACGCCGCCACCTACTCCACCCTCATCTCGCTCCACTGCCGCCTCGGCGTGCCCCTGGACGCCTTCCGCGCCTTCGTGGACATGCTGGCCCAGGACGACGGCGCCGTCCGCGCCAACGAGTTCACGGTGGCCGCGCTCCTGCAGGCCTGTGGGCTCGCCAAGGTCGAGAGGCTGGGCAGGATGGTGCACGGCTACCTTGTGACAAATGGGTTCTGCGCTGACCCGTTTGTGGTCGGCTCGTTGATCAACATGTACGCCAAGGCTGGGGATGTGGCCAGCGCGCGGAGGCTGCTTCTCCGGTTGGCTTGCAGGGATGTTGTTTCTTGGACTGCTGTTATATCTGGGTGCGTGCTCAATGGGATGCTAGCGGATGCTCTCAATGTGTTCGTCATGATGCTGGAAGACGGTGTCCTTCCCAACAATGTTACCATGTTGAGTGTTATTCAGGCGTGCTCTTTGATGGGCCCCTCGGGATTGTTCAGTCCCGTGCACGCTCTTGTTGTTCGGCTGGGGCTGGAGGACGATGTTTCGGTGGGGAATTCTCTCATAATGATGTATGCGAAGAATGGCTTAGTTGAAGAGGCTGCACTGCTTTTCGAGGATCTGTACCTCAGGAGAGGGAACGTGTGCTCTAAGGCTGATGTTCTTGGCGCGCTTATTTACGGCTGCACCGTTTCAGGGTCCCTGCTTCATGGGAGGGAAATCCATGCACACTTGATTAAATTGAGCGCTCTCCCAAGCATCAGCATTGAAAACTGTCTCATGGGCATGTATGCTAGATTCGAGCAAGTTGATGCAGCGTATTTTGTGTTCAAAGGCATGAAAGTTAAGGATATTGTTTCATGGAACACCATGATCTCATGCCTCGCCAGGAGTGACTATGTAAATGAAGCCTTGGAGCTTTTCAGCGCTCTCcatagtggtggtggtggtggcggtggccttGTGCCTGATTTTGTCACGGTCTTGAGCGTAGTCCAGGCATGCTCCAGTGCTGGATCACTTCTACAAGGGCAGATGCTCCACGGGTACATTGTAAAATTTGGTTTTGTGCATGATGTCTCGATCTGCAATGCTCTAATAATCATGTACGCAAAGTTAGGGATAATTGATTCCGCTGAGCAGATCTTCCGGAAGATGGATGTTAAGGACCTTGTTTCCTGGAATTCGATGATCCATGCATATGGGATACACGGAGATGGTCATTCGGCTCTAAAGTATTTCCGCCAGCTGACAGATGTTGGAGTGCATGCTCCTAATGCTATTACTTATTTGCATGTGATATCTGCATGTAGTCACTCTGGTTTGATTTCAGAAGGATACAAGTGCTTTGAAAGCATGAGAAAGGACCATGACATTGAGCCTGCCATGGATCATTATGCTTGTGTAGTGGATCTGTTTGGAAGGTCTGGGAGATTTACTGAGGCCGAAGAATTCATCAGGGATATGCCTGTTCCTCCCAACTCATCCATTTGGGGAGCTTTGCTGGCTGCTTGCCAGCTTCATGGGAATGTTGATCTTGCTGAAAAGGCTGCTAAGGAATTATTAGTCTTAGAGCCCGACAGTGATATATGGAGAGTCTCCTTGTCAAATATCTACGCATCGGCTGGGAGATTTAAAGACTCTACAAAGATTAGGGCTGAAATGAAGAGAGTCGGTTTAAAAAAGGAGATTGGGTGGAGTTTTGTTGATGTAGGAGGGGTTGAGGGTTATAAGTTTGTGTCGGGAGATACAAGGCATCATGACGCTGAAAAAATATATGCAGTGTGGCACAGTATGAAGAAGCATATGTCAGATGTAGCTGGTGATGTGCATCAACTGAGTCTAGTGAGTGTAAATTAG
- the LOC127306669 gene encoding 2-C-methyl-D-erythritol 2,4-cyclodiphosphate synthase, chloroplastic: MASASSIFLASPIATAPRTRTNATPSPLSPARSTLRLRQQPLAVAAALQAEHQPAVAAAPKPKPPALPFRVGHGFDLHRLEPGLPLIIGGINVPHDRGCEAHSDGDVLLHCVVDAILGALGLPDIGQIFPDTDPRWKGAESSVFMREAVKLMHEAGYELGNLDATLILQKPKLSPLKETIRSNLCDLLGADPSVVNLKAKTHEKVDSLGENRSIAAHTVVLLMRK, translated from the exons ATGGCCTCCGCCTCATCCATCTTCCTCGCCTCCCCCATCGCCACCGCGCCAAGGACCCGCACCAACGCCACCCCGTCCCCGCTTTCCCCCGCTCGGTCGACCCTGCGCCTCCGGCAGCAGCCACTGGCGGTCGCGGCCGCGCTCCAGGCGGAGCACCAGCCGGCCGTGGCCGCCGCGCCGAAGCCGAAGCCGCCGGCCCTCCCGTTCCGCGTGGGCCACGGCTTCGACCTCCACCGCCTCGAGCCGGGCCTCCCGCTCATCATCGGCGGCATCAACGTCCCCCACGACCGCGGCTGCGAAGCCCACTCCGACG GCGACGTGCTGCTCCACTGTGTCGTGGACGCGATTCTGGGCGCCCTGGGGCTGCCGGACATCGGGCAGATCTTCCCGGACACCGACCCACGGTGGAAGGGCGCCGAGTCTTCGGTCTTCATGAGGGAAGCT GTAAAGCTAATGCATGAAGCAGGCTATGAGCTTgggaaccttgacgctacactcATTTTGCAAAAGCCCAAACTAAGCCCACTCAAGGAGACAATCCGATCTAACTTGTGTGACCTACTCGGGGCGGATCCATCTGTAGTCAATCTGAAGGCAAAGACGCATGAGAAAGTGGACAGTCTAGGGGAAAACAGGAGTATAGCTGCCCATACCGTAGTTCTCCTGATGCGGAAGTAG